A single region of the Triticum dicoccoides isolate Atlit2015 ecotype Zavitan chromosome 2B, WEW_v2.0, whole genome shotgun sequence genome encodes:
- the LOC119362915 gene encoding UMP-CMP kinase 3: MGTVVDAPAVVTEKEVVAENMLGDKKVTVVFVLGGPGSGKGTQCSNIVEHFGFTHLSAGDLLRAEIKSGSENGTMIENMIKEGKIVPSEVTIKLLQQAMIKNENDKFLIDGFPRNEENRAAFENVTKISPAFVLFFNCSEEEMERRLLGRNEGRVDDNIETIRKRFKVFVESSLPVIEYYDAKDKVKKIDAAKPIPEVFEDVKAIFAPYAKAT; this comes from the exons ATGGGCACGGTTGTGGATGCTCCCGCAGTTGTGACTGAGAAGGAG GTGGTTGCTGAGAACATGTTGGGTGACAAGAAAGTCACAGTAGTATTTGTTCTTG GTGGTCCTGGAAGTGGAAAGGGCACACAGTGTTCCAACATTGTTGAACACTTTGGATTCACCCATCTTAGTGCTGGAGATCTTTTGCGCGCGGAGATTAAATCTGGCTCTGAGAATGG AACTATGATTGAGAACATGATAAAGGAGGGAAAGATTGTTCCGTCGGAGGTGACTATAAAGCTCTTGCAGCAAGCCATGATAAAGAATGAGAATGATAAGTTCCTCATCGACGGGTTTCCAAGGAATGAAGAGAATCGTGCTGCGTTCGAGAATGTT ACAAAAATTTCGCCTGCATTTGTGCTGTTCTTCAATTGTTCCGAGGAAGAGATGGAAAGACGTCTTCTGGGACGCAATGAG GGTAgagttgatgacaacatcgagactaTCAGGAAGAGATTCAAAGTTTTTGTTGAATCCAGTTTGCCTGTGATTGAGTACTATGACGCGAAGGACAAGGTTAAGAAG ATCGATGCTGCAAAACCAATTCCTGAGGTGTTTGaagatgtcaaagccatttttgccCCATATGCCAAG gcTACATAG